In Struthio camelus isolate bStrCam1 chromosome 22, bStrCam1.hap1, whole genome shotgun sequence, one DNA window encodes the following:
- the LOC138061929 gene encoding uncharacterized protein, translating to MGSDFSKQICCVTCGRRKKREAEEATEETSETKPILQTSGDTSICIDKQPPTRALEVSEGGPEEGRSLCQGRRLSAHAVKDSRESCPDAQPVGMTDGRKAAWDSTDFLVASAVTETKGEVEVLTQLENQQERQKADNIEKIKTLPQASEAQPVVYTAQDVKLIADRGQSGGQADISSEDAQCAEITLQERDIFKLMQTTSDTAAGPNCEIQPPVETGESLMGRNLPPYAVLMVEETGAYPLAEHTEETDRAKLAERSPQSTERAKLMSVFEAASLPTVQAIQKAKEMVETSEVLPNDMAEMQFTSVISWESLYMGVKSLEPADQLLDFLGQETQPSVLAAQEVQSLCCTEPAELGEAVGQSGDQDSSLFCDLVEDEGIGERDPLTPAAEARQQQSVMQQVIDEPLPCTEIPVEEEAEFLNVAPLLSEVLGAEGK from the coding sequence ATGGGGAGCGATTTCAGCAAACAGATCTGCTGTGTGACTTGTGGGAGACGCAAGAAGCGAGAGGCAGAGGAAGCAACTGAAGAGACCAGTGAGACCAAGCCAATCTTGCAGACCTCAGGCGATACATCAATATGCATTGACAAGCAGCCTCCCACACGGGCCTTGGAAGTCTCTGAAGGAGGCCCTGAAGAGGGGCGgtcactgtgccagggccgaaggCTGTCGGCTCATGCTGTGAAGGACAGCAGAGAGAGCTGCCCTGATGCACAACCTGTGGGGATGACTGACGGTCGGAAGGCAGCCTGGGATTCCACAGATTTCTTGGTGGcctctgcagttacagagaccaAAGGAGAAGTTGAAGTTTTAACCCAATTAGAAAACcagcaagaaaggcagaaagcagataacatagagaaaataaaaactcttCCTCAGGCTTCTGAGGCCCAGCCTGTTGTATACACAGCTCAGGATGTTAAGCTTATTGCAGACAGAGGACAATCTGGTGGACAGGCTGACATCAGCAGTGAGGATGCCCAGTGCGCTGAAATAACTCTCCAAGAAAGAGATATCTTCAAGCTCATGCAGACCACTAGTGACACTGCAGCTGGCCCCAACTGTGAGATCCAGCCTCCTGTAGAGACTGGTGAGAGCCTGATGGGAAGGAACCTGCCACCATATGCTGTGCTGATGGTAGAGGAGACTGGGGCCTACCCTCTTGCTGAGCATACAGAAGAGACGGACAGGGCTAAGCTTGCTGAAAGAAGTCCTCAATCCACTGAGAGGGCCAAGCTTATGTCTGTCTTTGAGGCAGCATCTCTACCCACTGTGCAGGCTATACAGAAGGCTAAAGAGATGGTGGAGACTTCAGAAGTCCTACCAAATGATATGGCTGAAATGCAGTTTACTTCTGTGATCTCTTGGGAGTCTCTGTATATGGGAGTGAAATCTCTAGAGCCAGCAGACCAGCTTCTTGACTTTTTAGGGCAAGAGACCCAGCCTAGTGTGCTGGCTGCACAGGAGGTGCAGAGCCTATGTTGTACAGAGCCTGCTGAACTAGGGGAGGCGGTTGGTCAGTCAGGTGACCAAGATAGCAGTCTCTTCTGTGATCTGGTAGAAGATGAAGGGATCGGGGAACGTGATCCCCTAACTCCAGCAGCTGAggcaaggcagcagcagagcGTCATGCAGCAGGTCATCGATGAACCACTACCTTGCACAGAGATCCCTGTGGAAGAGGAAGCAGAGTTCCTGAATGTAGCACCCTTGCTGTCTGAAGTACTCGGAGCGGAAGGCAAGTAG